DNA sequence from the Pedobacter sp. W3I1 genome:
TAATAAAATTAAAAACAGGCCATACAATACTGGGTTAAAAGATTTATTAAAAAACAAAAAAGACAAAAATACCGAAAAGCAAAGAAATATTCTCCCTACATCTACAAAGCCTCCACATGAAAAACAACGAATACGAGTATTTACTTAATAAAATCTATTACAAGGGGATTCTAAATAATCAGGGAATCAACGCAGATATGTACCAGAGAATGCAAAATGAATATAGCAATCTTGATGGACGAAACCCTGTTAAGGGCCAGTTAGATGGCGAATACGCATTCAGAAAATCTTTTTTGGTTGTACGTAACTACGTTCAGCAGGCTATAAAAGATGGCTTGAAAAGTTTTCAGTTTACCATGCGTACAACTGATATCAATAAATTAACTTATATGGTTGATATGTTGAACAGAAACTTTTTTGATAAACAAAGTTTAGATCAAATTATTATCACTGCAAATTCGGTATTTAACCAATACAATTTAAAAAACTAACCACCTATAATAGATAACAACATGGAATTGAAAGACGAAATCGGGCAGTTTGCCGTAAGAATTAAGAAAATGCTTCCACAAGTTCAATCTGAGGATTTAACAAGGAATGCGTTAGTTATGCCTTTTATCCAAATCTTAGGATTTGATCCTTCTGAGGTTCAATCTGAAGCTGTTCTAGACTTCGGGGTTAAAAAAAGTAAAAAAGTTGATTACACCATTATGAAAGATGGAGAACCAACAATTCTTGTTGAATGTAAACACCACAACGATAATTTAGATATTCACGATTCACGTCTATCTAAATACTTCCGTAAAACAAAAGCTAAATATGGCTTACTAACCAATGGTTTAGTGTACCGCTTTTACACAGAGAAAATGGTGAGATCAAAGAAAAATCAAGAGCCATTATTCGAATTTAAAATAACCGATACCAAAGCTGCTACCATTGCTAAAATGATCGAAGATCACAAAGATTATTTCAATGTAGATCATAAAACTAATGTAGCAACAACAAGCTAACAATATTAATTTAATCTAAGAGTCCCGAAAATTTTTACCTAAAAGTCTTGATCTGATCAAGACTTTTTTTATGCCCTCCCGCAAAAGAAAAAGGGAGAAACCGATTCGATTTCTCCCTTTAAACGATAACAGGATTTCCTGATTAAATTAATTCTACACTTCTGCTTACAAAAGCTGTTAATTCTGCACCAGTTAACATACCTTGTGCTAAAAGGGCTAAATCTACCGCTTGTTTAGCCAGGTTGCGCTGCTCTTCTCCTTCAGCTTTTAAAATTTTACTTACCAATTTATGGTTTCCATTAATGGCGACTTTGTAATTGTCGGGCATTTGGCCATAAAAGCCCATTCCACCACCCATTGCAGCCATATCTTTCATCCTGCGCATAAATTCATCCATGGTAATAGTCACTGGTAATTCGTCAGGGTGTAAAGCTACAACTTCTACATGCATACCGGGTTTGGTAATGGCTTTTTCAAAAATAGTAGTTACTTCTTTTACCTGATCTTCAGTTAAAACATGCTCGTTCTGCTCATCTTTCTCAATTAATTTATCCGCAACACTCGAGTCAACACGTTTAATAGATGTTTTCTCTAATTTTTGCTCCAATTGATTAATAAAGTGATTATCGATCGGCGAATCCAGCACTAAAACATCGTAATCTTTCTTATTGGCCGATTGGATAAACGCATCTTGTTTAGCAGCATCATTGGTATATAAATAAACCACAGTGCCGTTTTTATCCGTTTGTAAGGCTGTTACCTTTTCTTTATATTCAGGAAGTGTGAAAAGCTCGTTTTTAGTGTTGCCCACTAAAGCAAAATCTTTAGCCTTATCGTAAAACTTCTCTTCGCTAATCATACCGTATTTTACAAAAAGACCAATGTCTTTCCATTTATCTTCGTAAGCTTTACGGTCTTTAGCAAATAACTCACCTAATTTATCAGCAACCTTTTTAGTAATGTAGTTGTTGATCTTTTTAACGTTGCTGTCGGCCTGTAAGAAACTACGCGATACATTTAAAGGAATATCAGGAGAGTCGATTACACCGTGCAATAACATCAAAAACTCAGGAACGATATCTTTAACCTCATCGGTAATAAATACCTGGCGAGAGTACAATTTGATTTTGTTGCGCTGCATTTCGAAATCGTTTTTCAACTTAGGAAAATACAGTACACCGGTTAAATTAAAAGGATAATCAACATTTAGGTGGATCCAGAATAATGGTTCTTCACTAAATGGATATAGTTCCCGGTAAAAGTTTAAATAATCCTCGTCTGACAAATCTGCAGGAGCTTTTGTCCAGATGGGATTGGTGGTGTTGATGATGTTATCTACTTCAACATCGTTATACTTTGCTTTACCTTCTTCATCTACGCCATCTTCAACCGATTCTGTTTTGGTACCAAACTTAATTGGCACTGGTAAAAATTTAGCATATTTATCAAGAATTTGCTGCAGTTTACTTTCTTCTAGAAACTCTTCCGAATCTTTGTTTACATGGAGGATAATATCCGTACCACGAGTAGTTTTAGTGCCTTCGGTAATTTCAAATTCTGTACTGCCGTCGCAAACCCAACGTGCAGGCTCAGCGCCATCCTGGTACGATAAAGTTTGAATCTCCACTAAATCAGCAACCATAAAGGCCGAATAGAAGCCTAAACCGAATTTACCGATGATTTCGTTGGCATCTTTAGCATCTTTAAATTTCTCTACAAACTCACTTGCGCCAGAAAATGCAACCTGGTTAATGTACTTTTTAATCTCTTCGGCAGTCATTCCCAAGCCATTATCACTAATGGTAATGGTTTTTGCATCCTTATCAACCGCAACTTGCACCAATGGTTGGCCAACTTCGCCATTAAACTGACCTAATGAACCCAGTCTTTTAATTTTCTGAACTGCATCTACTGCGTTAGAAACCAACTCACGAAGAAAAATTTCGTTATCAGAGTATAAAAACTTCTTAATTATCGGGAAAATATTCTCAGTATGTATGGAGATATTTCCTTTTTCCTGTATGCTCATATGTAAATAAATTGTTTAATCTACATCCTGCATAACAAGGGTTGTTCCAAAAGAATTTGTTTGCCAAAATGACAGTTCCTATAAGTTCATCGTTACTGGTTCCTGAGCCTGTCTCACAGACTACTCGTTGTTTTTATTATTACACAGTTGTAAATCATGATTTGGAAAGCAAAGCCAGTATTTCAATTCTTGTTAGTCCCGCTGTACCTCTCCCGACTTACGTCGGGATCGTCCCATCAGGCTTAGATCCGGTAGTGATGTGCTAGTAGGATGGGTTTCCACTCATGCGCTTATTCCATAATCTGTATGTTGTTAAGTTAAGCACAGCCATTGTCAGTCTGAGCGGAGTCGAAGACCTTTTTTCCTCTTATGGCTAAATTCGGTTCCGTGGTCTGTGTCTCACAGGTCACTCGTTGTTTTTATTATTACACAGTTGTAAATCATGATTTGGAAAGCAAAGTCAGTATTTCAATTCTTGTTAGTCCCGCTGTACCTTCTGCCGATTGAAGGATCGGGCATTCGTGCCATCGGGTTTAGATCAGGTAGTGCTGTGCAAGTAGGGAAAGGTATCCCCTCATGCCGTCTATTCCATGTCCGTGTTTGATTCTGTGTAGTTTTAATATAGATTGTCATCCTGAGCCTGTCGAAGGACCTAGATTAAATAGCCTTGGCAGAGCATTTCGACTACTTGTCCCGATTCATCCTATCGTGTGGACACATCTTTTTGAGGTTAATTTTAGGCGTTTTGCTAGCTTCCTCAAATAACACATTGTTTTAACCGAAGAACGCTGTCAATCCCAAGGGCCGGGAAATCAAAAAAACAGTAGTACAACAGTACAAATGGCACTATCAAACCTAACACGCAGTGATTTTGTGTTTCATGTTTGCAAAAACTTTCACCCTGTCCTAACGAACAAAACAAAGTGCCGCTGTTTTTTTGATGCGTGTAGGATTGTGTAAAAGGCCCATTGCCGGATTGACAAAGCGCTTTGGGTACTTTGGCTCCAAAGTACCATGCCCCCGCGGCAAAGAGCGGAAAAAAATCAACATTTGTGCCCAAAAACCATTATTCTTAAGGAATCACGACCAGTTATTAGCAGGAAAGATGCTGATCCCGAAGCTTCGGGGCAGCATGACGATCGCCTTAGGAATATGTGCTAAAAACAAATACAGGCTGATGTAGATGTGTCCACACATTAGGATTCATCGGGCGGTTCAATATAACAATCCGTATCGAATTTAACTTTTTGATCCATCCTCATTATTGTGAATTGAAAAGTTACCTCTCCTCACCATAAGCCAGTTCAATATCAATAAACTGAATAATCAGCGAGCAGATATTGCCTTCAACATCAAAGCCATAATAAACAGGGTAGGTACCATCACCAAAACCACTTTGAAAAAACGGAATATGGTAATCGGTTCCGGGTATTTTCCAGTTGATCCAATCGCCACCTTCACGTTGATGAATAGGATTCTCTGCATAATTACTTGCAAAAAGTGCCGCGAAGTAATCATCGTAGAGGTTTTTACCAGGATGTTCTTTATTAAACCTGTCTTGAAATGCACAGAAATGGTTTAACGTTTCTTTATCCAGCACACAAGCTAAGCCTGCATCTACATTAAAACCAAAAAATTCTCCTTCGTTAAAATCAGCAAGATCTTCTGTGCCAATTAGTGCCTCTTCAAATCGTATCGCATCATAAGCTGTAAATTGTACTTTAACGGCAGCATACCTGGCACAATCTTCATCGTCGGGAACAACTACAGCTGCAGTTACCGGAAATTCGCCTCTAGGCACTTTAATTAAATACGGCTCAGCATCTTTTTGGACATATACAAGCGGATCTCTAACCAAAATTTCTCCTGTTGGAATAGAAACGCTTCCCAGTTCGAGGTGATCTATCTTTTTGCCAGCAACGGTTGTTTCCTCAAAATAATCATTCAAGTTATAGGGACAGGCTAACGAAGCACGTTTCTCGTTCCAGGTTTTTAGCCATTCATTGCTTGGTATCATGATTACTAAATTTATTCAATGGGAAGGTGAATTTATTTTTATAAAATAAAAAAGCCAGGAAAACTTAAAATTCTTCTGGCTAAATATTTTTAATGTTGGATTAACTTAATTTAAAAGAAAGCTTGGTTTGTCTTCTTCCAGTGAAAGAATTTTAGTGATCTTTTTAAGCAATACATCCATTTGGAATGGTTTTGATAAGAAATCGTCTTGCCCGTAGTTTAATGTGGTAAAGTCTTTTGGATCGTATAAACCAGAAATCAGTAAAATTGGAATTTTAGAGGTGCTTTCAATTGATTTGAGCTGTTCGCATAGCACGCGTCCATCTATATGCCCAAGAGAAATATCCAGTAAGATTAAATCAGGACTAAATTTTTCAATTCTGTTAAAAATTTCCTCACCATCATTCAGTGCCGAAACTTTAAACCCACCGATTTCCAGTATTAATTGTATGGTTTCTAAAACCTCAATATCGTCATCTACTACCAGTATTCTCTTCATATGTGTTGGCATTTATATGCTCTTAAAAAATATAACAAAAGTTTATGTTGTTATGTTTACAATCTTAAGAATATTTTAACAATAAATTTATAACAGCTAAAAAATAGACTTCGATTTCAACTCGCTTGTTGGTACTATCCCCTCTTTATTTAAAATAAAGTTAAATAGCTCTTCAATGGGTTTTTGTAGTATTTTCCCCGGTTCAATGCCATTTTCTATTAATACCGAAATTAATGTTTCCTGGTAATAATAGGCTATGGAGCCAACAAAGTGGCATGGAACATTTTTGTGTTTAGGATAATCTTTAACATTTGTATCTACAAACTCCTGAAAACCAGTTCTTAAAATATCCTGAATAAACGGATGGTCTTGATGATTGGCCATAAAACGGCTAAAGCCTGCTAAATAGATATTAGGGAAAGGTTTTTGATAAACATTGGTAATAATTTGTTCTTTTTCTGCCGGGAAAGATTTTTTAAATTCTGCCGCTAAGTTTGAGGGCATTTTGTTGTACATATAGCTTAATAGTACTTTTTTTCCAAAGAAAGTACCAGAACCTTCATCGCCTAGGACATACCCTAAGCCATGGTGGCCATCGTGGATTTTCTTTCCATCGAAATAACAGATATTCGATCCGGTGCCCAAAATACAGTTTAAGCCTTCGGCATTTCCACAGGTAGCATATACCGAACCCAGAAGATCGTGATCTACTGAAATAAAAGCATGATCAAAAACGGCTGACAGACCATTTGAGACTACTTCATGTTTGTCGGGAGAAGAACAACCGGCTCCAAAAAAGTAGATTTCTTTTACCTCATCAGCGTATTGCAATAAGGATTCATTTTTAGAAATCAGCTTGGTAATTTCTTGCTCACTTAAGAAATAAGGATTTATTCCAGGAGTGCTAAATTTAATGGTTTCGCCATTATGATAGCCCATCCAATCGGTTTTTGATGAGCCACTATCTGCAACAAGTATCAT
Encoded proteins:
- a CDS encoding type I restriction enzyme HsdR N-terminal domain-containing protein, whose amino-acid sequence is MELKDEIGQFAVRIKKMLPQVQSEDLTRNALVMPFIQILGFDPSEVQSEAVLDFGVKKSKKVDYTIMKDGEPTILVECKHHNDNLDIHDSRLSKYFRKTKAKYGLLTNGLVYRFYTEKMVRSKKNQEPLFEFKITDTKAATIAKMIEDHKDYFNVDHKTNVATTS
- the htpG gene encoding molecular chaperone HtpG is translated as MSIQEKGNISIHTENIFPIIKKFLYSDNEIFLRELVSNAVDAVQKIKRLGSLGQFNGEVGQPLVQVAVDKDAKTITISDNGLGMTAEEIKKYINQVAFSGASEFVEKFKDAKDANEIIGKFGLGFYSAFMVADLVEIQTLSYQDGAEPARWVCDGSTEFEITEGTKTTRGTDIILHVNKDSEEFLEESKLQQILDKYAKFLPVPIKFGTKTESVEDGVDEEGKAKYNDVEVDNIINTTNPIWTKAPADLSDEDYLNFYRELYPFSEEPLFWIHLNVDYPFNLTGVLYFPKLKNDFEMQRNKIKLYSRQVFITDEVKDIVPEFLMLLHGVIDSPDIPLNVSRSFLQADSNVKKINNYITKKVADKLGELFAKDRKAYEDKWKDIGLFVKYGMISEEKFYDKAKDFALVGNTKNELFTLPEYKEKVTALQTDKNGTVVYLYTNDAAKQDAFIQSANKKDYDVLVLDSPIDNHFINQLEQKLEKTSIKRVDSSVADKLIEKDEQNEHVLTEDQVKEVTTIFEKAITKPGMHVEVVALHPDELPVTITMDEFMRRMKDMAAMGGGMGFYGQMPDNYKVAINGNHKLVSKILKAEGEEQRNLAKQAVDLALLAQGMLTGAELTAFVSRSVELI
- a CDS encoding DUF4241 domain-containing protein, with translation MIPSNEWLKTWNEKRASLACPYNLNDYFEETTVAGKKIDHLELGSVSIPTGEILVRDPLVYVQKDAEPYLIKVPRGEFPVTAAVVVPDDEDCARYAAVKVQFTAYDAIRFEEALIGTEDLADFNEGEFFGFNVDAGLACVLDKETLNHFCAFQDRFNKEHPGKNLYDDYFAALFASNYAENPIHQREGGDWINWKIPGTDYHIPFFQSGFGDGTYPVYYGFDVEGNICSLIIQFIDIELAYGEER
- a CDS encoding PleD family two-component system response regulator, whose product is MKRILVVDDDIEVLETIQLILEIGGFKVSALNDGEEIFNRIEKFSPDLILLDISLGHIDGRVLCEQLKSIESTSKIPILLISGLYDPKDFTTLNYGQDDFLSKPFQMDVLLKKITKILSLEEDKPSFLLN
- a CDS encoding N-acetylglucosamine kinase, producing the protein MILVADSGSSKTDWMGYHNGETIKFSTPGINPYFLSEQEITKLISKNESLLQYADEVKEIYFFGAGCSSPDKHEVVSNGLSAVFDHAFISVDHDLLGSVYATCGNAEGLNCILGTGSNICYFDGKKIHDGHHGLGYVLGDEGSGTFFGKKVLLSYMYNKMPSNLAAEFKKSFPAEKEQIITNVYQKPFPNIYLAGFSRFMANHQDHPFIQDILRTGFQEFVDTNVKDYPKHKNVPCHFVGSIAYYYQETLISVLIENGIEPGKILQKPIEELFNFILNKEGIVPTSELKSKSIF